The window ACAATAGATCTAATTCCAACAAGGGATTCTTCTTTAGGCGATTACGCCCTGAAATAAAAATGGGATCATGCACTACTGCAATTTGCGCCATAGGCCGAAACCTAAAACCCAGTTTTGCAAGCCATTCACTCACCCCACAAGACGCATGTCAATCACAGCAATCCACCGTCACCTTCAACCCAAGCCTCAAAAGGTTAGGCAGTACATTTTTCCGGGTGTTCTCATATCCGCTAAGACAAATTAGAGCAGCATCTAAGGACGGCTTGTCCTTGCTTCCAAGCAATATCAATGATATAAACGTCCATCGCGCCTCGTTTTTGGCAATAAGGGAAGGATTTGTTTCTGTCCCTTTGTCGAATCTTTCCACGACCCCATGGATAAGCTGATGAAATTAATAGCTTATTTGGTCTATATCGTCAACCAACATCTCAAGGAGTAAACGTACTCCGTCTACAAACTCAATGGCTCACTTCGCATTAGGTAGAGGCAAGCCAGTCTTTgtaatttctttcaaaattccGCTCAGGAAGAACTCCATAAGAACACAAGACATCGACTCCAACGTTCCTAGAGTGAGGAGCTGGACAATTTGGAGAAAGGACCTTGGTTTCGCCACGTAAAAAGGGATTGTACAACTACAAGAGAAGCTAGTCCAGCAAGGGGGGTATATTCAAACTTTACACATGCTTCTTATTATAAGTTTCGTCACCGACATAGTATGATACAATTTTCAGTAATAGGGTAGAAACCGAAAACAGAACACCCAGGGTTATTTTGTACCAGAAACATCAAACTCTACTCATATAGAGTTTTCAGCAGGCCGAGGATGGTATGCCCGGCGCCTCAGCTGTGACTCTGGAGTAGGCTGCTGTAAGAAGATCTTGGTAGGGTCATTGGGATCCACATATCTGCAAAATCAACAGCAGATGGTTAGCACTTCATCCCTCAATTCTATCATCAGCTTCAAtcgaaaaataaagaattccgtcATATGCTAACATACTGAGCCAATCACAAGCATATCAGGCCACATTAAAAGACATGGACCAACATCTCTTTTGCAAATGCAATTGCTCTACGTATCCCCTAGTCACTCAATATAACGAGCCCACCCGGGTTCTGTCTCTCTTGctcttaaattattttctataaagCAGAGTACTAGCACTTACGCATGTCTCATCATCTCATCAACCGGAGTTCCTGCTGCTTGTAAAGGATCCACATGTGGCGCACTTTCAGAGTTAACATGCTGATTGTATTGCCTCACAGAGGAtatcaagttgaagaagagcgGCACGAAGGTCCCACATCCACCCTCCTTGAACAATATCTTAAAAGTATGAGTGGAAAAAAGTGCCCCGTGCTGGTTATCTGGTACCACCTGGGGTCATTAATAAAAGATGAGTGTCCAAATTCATAGTGAATAATGATAATCACAAATTGTATACTTACAGGCTCCACAAAGCCAGATATGTTGTTGCAGAAAAATATTGGTTGATTGAACTTCTCACCATTGACATATAGCTGCAGAGTGAAGCAACGAAAGTGGTAAGATGAATAATATTAAGTTACGAAAATAATGCAGAAAAGTCATATTGTCCACCAGAAACTCCACTTTGACTTGAAATCACAAGAACATCCAATGAtcattaaataaaaggaaacaaatgacAAAACGGTCCTCAATCaggaaaacaaaacagaaagcGGAAGTAGTCTAGCCTTTTTTTAGCATACAATTTGGGTACACAAATACTAAACTATTTATTGTCAATTGAGGGTATCAACAAATACATAGGCCATTGCTTCACCCTGTACATAATCATCCAGAGACTCATTTTCCATGATAACAAAATTTCAACAAACGATAAAATCATTCACATAGTCCAGCCTATGAGTCCACTGTAGGTGCTGTTCACTCTTTTTTGCAGTTAAATCATATTTTATCATTTGTATGTTTTATATGgtcatcaaacaaaaatatatttttcaccGAAAAAGATTATTTTGTACATGAAACATGAATGCCTCATATGAGTAAGTACTTATTCGTTTTGTTTTGGTCATCAGAACTCTTGTTatgataaaatattatcaattgaatcaagcTTCTGGTTAGCCAATGTTATCTGTGTCAAGTCTACACCTGCACCAAACCACAGAAAACAGCTACAAGCAAATACAGAGTACAGCCAACATTTTCCACCACAAGTGAATTCCTAATTCCCATCAACCAAGTAACTTGAACTCTCACAACAAAGTACATGAGATAGTTCAAAACAATTTCTCTGATGTTTATCCTGAGCAAAGCAATGTGATCAtcaaaactatatatatatatatatatatagacacacaaacacacacatgCAGAAGTTTTGACCAAAAATGCAATAGCTACCAAACTATTATGTGGCCAGAGTAATGGCTATCGGAGAGACATCTATCTGCATCGAAGTACAAATGCCCTACAGAGACTGGCTGGATAATATAGGATGGAACAAGTCTGGCAAGATGGATCTAATGAACTTTGCAGCCCTAAAAAGAATGAAACTATTCCATTGATTTGAAATATTCTCTAAGGGCCACTTGACATATTTCCCTATGGAAATAGCCctcaatatatatttaatttgacattttctcagaaagaaatgataaaagcaAAAGTACGCGCCCCCCCCCAACAATAAAAGAGTAAAACAATAGTAACCTtccacaagtttacttgaatcttcaaatACTGCTAGGTGGAAACAATTGAATACACCATCTTGGAGGTAAAAAAACCAAGCTTAGCTTAGCTTCAAGACACAATAGTTACATAACCTACTATGTGCCAAAATGCCCAACATTTTCTGATTAAGAAAATTAGTTCAAAAGCCCTCTCTTCACATGGACTGAACCAATATGGAAATTACACAAAGAAGCTGCAAAACCAGACGTTCATGCTAGCACAAAATGTTCCACTAATAAATCAATATACCAAATGGGACGAACAAATATCCATGCTATTACATATGAAAAGAGTATAACAGTGAAATTACAGACCAGGGGTATGTCGAAGGCGGTGAGACTCCCAACAGGCTTGCTTGCAACAAAGACCATCCGTATGTTGGACAAGTAGATAGTTCCTCTTGCTTTCACACGACCCCCTTGGGATCTAATGACAATGGATCCAAAAGAACAGTCATTAATCTGTCTGACACAATGTCTAAAAAACCTTCAATTGCTAAGAGCAAACTTTTTGTTTCCTTTGAACACGTACATTCCAATAACACGATCTTAAACGTGCAAATGACAGCAGTTTTCAGTTAATGACAAATGACAAATCACACTGGCAATATCATCAACCCAACTTAGATTGCATAAAAAATATAAAGCAACCCCTGATACAATCTGGCCATTGATTTCCCATGCAAACCTTCATATATGCTAAAGTCTACAATAAACCCAGGAGACCACACACAGATCATGCCAATCTTTGCAACTTCCAGATGCACTGAGCATCCTTCGTCATCGATTCATGCCTTCTTCAAATGCGTCCCAGTCCTCAATCctattctatttttaagaaCTTCCACATCCAAATAATAAATGTTTCTTACTTAGATTAACCAATCTGTTCTCAAAAGATTAGGAACCATTCTCGACTCAAACCCTAACCTCCAACGCAATTTACAAGACCTaaagacaaatttatcataaccACCTCCTCCCAATCCACCACGCCATCCAACGCCTAACCCGCAAAATTTCCTCCGGCAAGGTGAATTTCACTACACCCAGAAACAAAAGGCCTCTCTTTTCTGGCCATAGCATCGTCAAGCAAGACGCTTTCCGATCCACGCCCAATCGATCCACCAAACTTCAATTCGCAAGACGAACATAAACCCATTAAAACCCATTCCTTTCAGCCTCGTGGGCAGAAAGGGTTTCGAACAACGAAAGCAATTCTCGGCGGAAAAGCTTCCGATCGCGAACAAGCGTCGGGATCGGACGATTACCCGGGAATCTTATCGACCTCGAACTCGACGCCGTCTCGGGCCAGGACGAACATCTCGTTGACGAAGGGAACGGGCATGCCGTTCGGGAACAGCTGAGGGTTGAGAGCCATTGCGCCTTTTCCCTTCGCAGTCAGCCACGGAGGAGGAGGGTAATCGGATCAAATTCCAAGGCCTGCACAGATTctggacgaagaagaagagaagagaagaaagagaaaagaggcgTGGGAACGAGTCGGTGATGCCCGGGAACATTCTAGGAACGGTATTTTTACAACCTTCCCGAAAAAAGTTTGCGAATTTTCGACCAATtgccctcatttttttttttcaattcaatgtATCGAATATTGCTCTTTTATATCGAGttatatttcacaaaaaatttgaaattcatatATTTACGATAAATTTAAGGTGACATATTTCCACTCAATTTAGGCTCAGACAATCCTTTTTCCTGCTTCACTTACAGAAATACCCTCCCCTCTCTGTtcaatttattgtttcttttcttattggGCTAATACACgaaatttcctttatttctaCCATCCATCATATCAGTGCATCAATTTCACAATACAAATGCTCCGTTGTACTCAATAAATGCATCATGTTATCAATTTTCCTAGATGTTGTTAATTTACATATATGGTCTCATACTTTCAATCGcgagatatttttatttataatagtTTATGAAtacataattaattatctctTTTTAACAAGATATAATGAACGAAACTATAACTCAAAGTCAAAATTacaattcatttaattatttatcaaaaatgggaaagaaaacttgatcaaaatatgaaaagaggTTATTTTTTGGGAAGCATGATCAAATGTCAAACATGTTCATATTTAGTTCATACATAAATATCAACAAAATATAAGcgcataaaaggaaaaagaaaagaaacttcaaTCGTAAATTCAATCTCATATCAAGTGGATTAAAACTTTAACAtatgtttaaaattttcttccaaaaaaatCCGACGTGACTTTGAAAGTGAAGAAGGTGTAAATAAATTATCAACCCTCATCTTGCAATTCTtattaaaacataaaaaggTCAATAGAAAGCACAAACTAGCgatatttaactttataaaactAGAaacttattttggaaaataccCACAATATCAACATTAGCGAGataattagattgaattttaatgatcAACTTTGAAGTAAAGCTTCCCTCAAACTATCTGATAAAAAATAGGTAATTAATTGCTATTTATACATTGTTAAAACTAGAAATTTCTAAGATTCTATGTAAAGTTTGTGATTAAAAACATGAgatcataaattaaaattgacaactAGGCAAAGTGAAAATAGAATGTATGATAAGATAATATATTGTTAGgtgaaatttgacatttatattGTGAAGCTGATATGATAAGAGAGATGATAGAAATAAAATACAATTTTGTGGGTTAGcctataaagaaaagaaatgggttagcctaataaaagaataaacaataaattgaagagagagggaaagaggaggGTATTTCAATAAGTtctcaggaaaaaaaatatgttcTAGCCAAAATAGAGGTGAAAATAGTGCTGTCCTAAATTTATCTCCCTCAATTGCGGATCCAATATTCTATTAATTGCTGACATGAAAATGCATTTGGCAAACAACTCTAATGATCAACATGTGACGTAAATTTGACGTGGAAATTCAACATAAGCGAGTCTCTTAGACGTCGTTTCAGGAAAGTTAGATGTGAAAGtcaaatatgaagaaaatgagtTGAGATAGGTGAATCAACTAAAATCTACTATTATGCACGATACTTGGTACGTTTTACTATGAGGCTACATGTCTCACTAGTAACTTTCTGAGCGGTTGAAAAGGAGAATCaaacaaatagaaaagaaaaatagaaatttaagtAAATTCCTCTatcattctaaaaaaaaaaaaaaaccaaaactaaaaaaatgaaacctatttaaaaattacataATTGCTTTGTTGCAGGatatacatataaaaattaaaCGAAGAATTACCATAAAAAATGAACCATCCCATTTAAGTCCACAATCTTCTAACATTTTACagcgttaaattgaattaactCCTTAAAGTTTCCGATATCatacaattttcattttgtatGTACTATAAAGATTTTGCTGAGGTGACGGCCACTGTTATGGAGAAACCaccataagttttttttttttttttttactaccgAGCACCCATGTTGCCGCATCAGAGATGGCAGATCAAGATTGTCGAACATAGTACATGGCGCGTTTTTAATTACTATCCCACTATCAAAATAacaagtataattttttttttcgacatTTGCCACTTGACTTGTGCATATTgtctatattttccttttcttcatcataATTAGCTCGATAATTTGTTTTCAACCAACAATTTTGTTCTAAATGCCTATTTCTTTTACATAAGGGCCATTGTGATTTATCTAGAAACCAACAAtccttttctaattgatttatattcTTGCAAATACTGTAAGGTAgatttcttttcccccttcgAAGATGTTTCTcgtcctcttttatttttccacgaGTTCCTTGTAACCTTTTTAGATTTAAGAGATCGCACATTTATTGTAGACCAAAAGTCACTTTCAATGGAATCTTCGTAATATAACATTAGTCTTTTCTTATACGCCTAGAGATCTAATTAATTCACTCACTAATATGGTTTTTAAATCCTTAAGATTCTTCTATAGAGGTGACACTGGTATTGTTTTCTCCATTAAGTGtcacaaatattttttctaGTTCCCTAATATCATCTCCATAAGTCCTCATCTGATTTACTCATCCTTTATTCTTACACGTTATTGTTTGAGGGTCTCATAATTGTTTATTGTAGCATTTTGAAGAGATTGAAATATAATGGTTTGTGCTTTTGTTGTGCATTGAAACTCTTCTTTTAGTATGTTCTTAAATTATATTATGAGTTTTCAGTCGTATATGAAACCCGATTTGATTGGATTAAAGCCCAGCAGACTTATCCTATTTGGGTTAAAACTCAGAGAGTTGGTTATTGTAATTTTTATCCAAGCTGCACGTTAACTGGACTCCTTACAGCCAAACTCGTCTTTTAGTATGTATTTGTAGTTGCTCAGCCGGAAGCTTGACCTTCCTACTCCACGATCTCGCATAAATCTTGTGCCATTGAGAAAGTAGACATTTTAATGCTCCAgtaaatttagttatttccatTGAAAGCAGAACGGTAATGCGATAGAGTTGGGCATAGTTTTGGTATCGGATATTTGGGTGGGTGATTTGAGTAGCGTGTTTTTGTacaaaaaacgaaaaatattgGAGAAAATTGTAGTCTGTATATTTCTACTTTTGTACATGTATTACAAGCCTAGCTATAATACAAGAAGGGTGTACAATAGGAAAGTGTATGCAAACTAACGTTTTCTATTCTATATTCCGAATATCTAATCTTACAAAATTGACTGAATTAATTAACCTGCAATTAGAATGatcagaatcaaatcatatctccTGCTCTAATACTCTCCCTCAAGCCGGGGAGTGCATGAACGTCAACAACTTAtgcttgaaaaaataaagagatcaCGAGGAACGACTTTTGTGAATAGGTCTGTGAGCTGGGAATGGCTAGGGACATGAAGAGGTCAAAGTGTGccatcctaaattttttcacaaataagaTGGCAATCAATCTCAATGTGTTTGGTATACTTGTGGATAACTAAATTAGTAGCAATGTGGATAGTGGCTTGGTTGTCGCAAAAAAGCTTGGCAGTGGACAACGGATGGCAATATCAGTGAGAAGCATGCGAAGCCTTGTAATCTCACAAGCTGCAGATACCATGGCCCTATATTCAGCCTTGGTTGAAGACCGAGCAATAGTGTGCTATTTCTTAGAACGCCAAGAAATAGGGCAAGAGCCAGGGAGCATATAGTAACCAGAAACTGAACGATGTGTGGATGAACATGCAGCCCAATCAGAATCAGTATATCCTTCTAATGCAAGGGATGAGTTAGTCgaaaaaaatattccaaaacctAGATTAGATTTTAAATACCAAACCATTCCAAGTGCAGCTTACTGATGATCATCATGTGGAGCATGCATAAACTAGCTGAGCTTCTGAACAGGAAATAGAATATCCGAGTGAGTAGTAATAAGGTATAAAAGGCATCTAATTAAGCGATGATAAGAGCCGGATCGGCTAGCTCGGGGGATTTACTGAACCGAAGGTTCGGTTCCATGGGTGTGTCAATGGGATGCCCACCAATGAGACCGGTATCAGAAATAATGTTGAGGGCATATTTCCTTTGAAAGAGATAAATGCCTTTTTTTGATCGAGAAACTTCTATGCCCAGGAAATATTTAAGAGGACCTAAGTCCTTGATGCAAAAATGAGCATGTAAAAACTACTTGAGCAGATGTATGCGTACCTTATCATCCCTTGTGATCAccaaatcatcaacataaacaagAATTGCAGTAATAAGGGAACCACATGTAGCCGTGAATAAAGAGTAATCCGCCTTAGACTGAGTGAAACCAACATTAAGTAAAATGGATGAGCAAAATTTACTTTTAACAggacaaaaatcacaaaaaacaagcaaaacaGTACACAACTTAGCCAAATCCAAAATGCTCAAGGAGGCACCTATGGCCTCCGCCACAGGCACCCAGCCACTAAGACGCTCGTCTTGCAAAGACGAGTCCGAATATATGTTCAAAATCAAGTTCAACGGATAAAATTGCTTAAAACAGACGAAATGCAATAGTTTGAGTTCTAGACTATGCAAGCTCCGATATCAAATGTTGGTTGTCGAAGTGATGTCCCAGGATCGACATAGCTAGAAACTCAAATATATTGAAGGAGAAGACGGAGATTTGCGTACTTGATTTGGAATCTATCGTTCTTTATGCAGAATGACAATGATCCGATGCTTAGACGACGAGCCGACACTCAAATTCTTCTTCTCTATCACCCTCAGATCTTGACTTGATGAGACCACACCTTACAACTTGCCTTATGCGAGGTGATAGTATATTTGTGGAAGTAAGGAGGTTAGAGAAGGGACTTTAGCGCTATATATAGAGTTTTTAGGTCAGGCTCTCTCATCACAAGCTTGGATCCAACTCGGCCCATACAAGTCAAATCCATATTCGACTATTAAGAAATTATGTCTTATCTTATTAGACTAACCttataaaatggtaaattataatatcaattaatgtaatccaCATACGGAAAACTCTTATAGAGAATCCATTGAGAGAAGGAGAGTGAAGAGGGTGAGAGTGCGCGAAAAGTTTGGGGCTATCCAAGCCCAATGCTAGTACGATAATGTGCTTTCTTACcattcatcaaagaaaagaaggacaAACAAGATAGGCATATTAATGCTACCTTACTATTTTAAGATTTAGGCATATCAATGctattttactattttaatatttctaatACCGGACAAGAATTTGAAGAGAATAAAGGTTTATAGAGTAAGCACATTAACTTCAAGACCATGACTCGTCTAAAAAACATTATAACTCATCCTCATATACgagttaattaaattttaataaaaaaatttatttgagttGTAaagtctaatttatttttttggtctgatTCGTAAAGTCTATTAAATATGGGTTTTTAAATGGGTCTAGGCTTTTGTCCATATCCAACCCATCTAAGCACGGAACTATGGTTCGCCACAAGATGGGGCCCAATCTGACCCCTCTCCACTCCcagcaattaaaagaaaaagggcagtCGTTTTGAGAACGTGACAAGTCTGGATGGGCCCCTCCTCCCACGTGCGAAAGTTCTTCGAATCTCTTTATTCTTATCTCATATGAGTCATTATATTAGTATTGTATAGAAATAggtcaaaatgggttaaattaatcaatttttttatcgaACCAATTTCGACTCGATTTACCGATTTGACAAACCCATGTATAAATCACTTTTTGTGCATAACCTAAAGAGAAAATGTGTTTAAGCATATCCTATGGAAGCCATAGGGAAATGAATTGTATACACACAAAGCATGACGTCTCGccagattttttatttgatgtctCATTTTTAGTGCTCGACACCCTTCTCTTGTATATAAATCACTTGTAGGGAAAAAAAACTTCACTATGAGTAACGTTCTGGTAGTATTTATGGACGGTTAACTCAGACAATCATATAACTtctcataaattaaatttagatgGCAAACAAAACAGGCTGTAATCATCTTgtgtaaaattcaaaaatgtcCACTGAtttcaaatggagaaaaagtCGTTGGAGcaaaaacatatatttaaaTTCAGATCAAAGTCAAATCATAGAGGCAAAGTCAACTTTCTAAGTTAAACTAAATATTAATgtgggttttattttattttattttagccTCATATCATTTAAACGTAATTGGATGCGCACATTTATAAGCTCCAATTAAGAGTTCTCTTAAAAGGTGTTTCAATTTTAGCCCGTATATGAGATCCGACTCGAATTGGATGAGGAGGAGTTGAATTCTTGATTGATTACCCATTGGAATCATGCCGTAGGAGTTCAACCAAGATAGGGTTGTCACTTTACTTTATCTAATTTCTTTGGATCCAAGATTGATCGATCAAGAAATTGACTCCTCTAAAGACAGTAGTTGTGATGCTACTGTTGTTTGGCTGTGTAAAGAGAAGGgttcaattttttcttgattttaaactgcataaaagaaatagaaagagacCAAAACATTaggggtgcgtttggatgggcatttagaaagcccatccaagccccaaagccctttcaccctaaaatagggtgtttggcaaccattcccaagggctttcaagtgaaagtctccccttgggaatgctgaaaattttattttcttcctaaactatcctcattaatttttcatatttccgttTTTACCCttgtctttatttatttttaaattaaaaagagcAGCCCCGACCGGCGAAGGGCGACGGCCGCCGACGAGCTAGATCTGGCGCCGACgacccgggcgagggccgccgaggtcgcccgacctcgggtgACTAGGGTCGCCGACCCGGGGGCCGCGCGACC of the Eucalyptus grandis isolate ANBG69807.140 chromosome 10, ASM1654582v1, whole genome shotgun sequence genome contains:
- the LOC104422238 gene encoding UPF0664 stress-induced protein C29B12.11c, producing the protein MALNPQLFPNGMPVPFVNEMFVLARDGVEFEVDKIPGSQGGRVKARGTIYLSNIRMVFVASKPVGSLTAFDIPLLYVNGEKFNQPIFFCNNISGFVEPVVPDNQHGALFSTHTFKILFKEGGCGTFVPLFFNLISSVRQYNQHVNSESAPHVDPLQAAGTPVDEMMRHAYVDPNDPTKIFLQQPTPESQLRRRAYHPRPAENSI